From Aspergillus chevalieri M1 DNA, chromosome 4, nearly complete sequence, a single genomic window includes:
- a CDS encoding sucrase/ferredoxin-like domain-containing protein (COG:O;~EggNog:ENOG410PIKD;~InterPro:IPR009737,IPR036249;~PFAM:PF06999), producing MFRSLLSFGGAPREPEYIFPTVRPEEDGPDCRQDCADCTVKYPKFKIDESKPLYGHIKAYSTHVLVATGQSDWIEKVKNDKGSLMEAFAQNSSRSKHGKIMVSASNLQSPEDPAESDADSDAERKSTVLLLPSFTFIDSVRYTDVPELIDRFINSSPDPQANGHDGSQMTPRACPHDYVILLCSHRRRDARCGITAPLIKKELERHLRALGLYRDDSDERPGGVGIYFVSHVGGHKYAANVLVYRKQEQQMIWLARVRPEHCEGIVRYTVMHGKVVHPESQLRGGFDRLRGVTSW from the exons ATGTTTCGTTCGCTGCTCTCGTTTGGTGGTGCCCCGCGGGAGCCGGAATACATCTTTCCAACTGTCAGGCCAGAGGAGGATGGGCCTGATTGTCGTCAGGACTGTGCGGACTGCACTGTCAAGTATCCCAAGTTCAAGATTGATGAGTCTAAACCGTTGTATGGGCATATCAAAGCATACAGCACTCATGTTTTGGTTGCCACGGGGCAGTCTGATTGGATTgagaaggtgaagaatgACAAGGGGAGTTTGATGGAGGCGTTTGCGCAGAATTCTTCGAGGTCTAAACATGGA AAAATCATGGTCTCCGCATCCAACCTGCAAAGTCCCGAGGACCCTGCAGAGTCAGACGCAGACTCGGACGCAGAGAGAAAAAGCACTGTCCTGCTCCTCCCCTCATTCACCTTCATTGATTCCGTCCGCTACACCGACGTCCCGGAGCTAATCGATCGCTTCATCAACTCATCCCCCGACCCGCAAGCCAATGGCCACGACGGTTCTCAAATGACCCCCCGAGCCTGTCCCCACGACTATGTCATCCTGCTCTGTTCCCACAGACGCCGCGATGCCCGTTGTGGTATCACCGCACCTTTAATCAAAAAGGAACTTGAACGCCATTTGCGAGCTCTGGGTCTATACCGCGACGACAGCGACGAAAGACCCGGTGGTGTTGGAATTTATTTCGTGTCGCACGTTGGCGGGCACAAGTACGCCGCGAACGTGCTAGTGTATCGCAAGCAGGAACAGCAGATGATCTGGCTTGCCAGAGTGAGGCCGGAGCATTGCGAGGGAATCGTCCGGTATACCGTGATGCACGGCAAGGTGGTGCATCCCGAGTCACAGTTAAGGGGAGGATTCGATCGGTTGCGGGGAGTGACtagctggtga
- the sld2 gene encoding protein sld2 (COG:L;~EggNog:ENOG410PKFZ;~InterPro:IPR040203,IPR021110;~PFAM:PF11719;~go_process: GO:0006270 - DNA replication initiation [Evidence IEA]): protein MATATLAATDLRAELKEWERAFSAANGGRKAGRHDIKNNPDIAAKYKAYGRMKALESAADKDKHHDQNESTLEERPKKRKHTSPTGPGHEQSNAATPRKSNKGIFATPSRPRVNHPADLDPYDSPSVLRRLFSPSTHQQSTPLKAAVGPTPQRDGKALGLFDLLSESGGSTATPSATRIASLQGAAVQTPSRRNRMETIAEEDEEEEEENPRGGRTPASSGKKLYLENLFATPTTMKYAAMVEDEEDRKPLTANVYAASEAAASANRKAAGPGETPSFLRRSNAGRSSNGIDPSTGGLSPIAARKPPQFVGKGLSALVQGLRDMEEERMEDDMDVLREMEAEQGAMDNNEIDMEDSQAGDGASRKPYKKKGQKRSTRRVRMKPVVVPKAQTKSTEPSGDDEEENEQAAIPETQFQGQSENHFSEDDDADDASLHSISEPELEDSDPDFDEPVTKTKSFAEKMKEAISAGSKNNPQESSQSSELAKAKAKQKEKAKKDKEKEESAKPRPRKVNPEAHANYRSLKIRNKNTKGRGAGRFRR from the exons ATGGCCACCGCTACCCTCGCGGCTACGGATCTCCGCGCTGAACTGAAGGAATGGGAGCGCGCTTTCTCAGCTGCCAATGGAGGGAGGAAGGCCGGACGGCATGATATTAAAAACAATCCTGATATTG CCGCCAAATACAAAGCCTACGGTCGAATGAAAGCCCTCGAGTCCGCAGCCGACAAGGATAAGCACCACGACCAGAACGAAAGCACACTAGAAGAACGCCCCAAGAAGCGAAAGCACACCTCCCCTACCGGTCCCGGACATGAACAATCTAACGCCGCTACTCCCCGGAAATCAAATAAAGGAATCTTCGCGACCCCTTCACGACCACGAGTAAACCATCCCGCCGATCTAGATCCCTACGACTCCCCCTCAGTGTTACGCCGGCTCTTCAGTCCGAGTACGCATCAGCAATCGACACCGCTCAAAGCTGCCGTTGGACCTACACCGCAGCGTGATGGGAAGGCACTGGGTTTGTTCGATCTCCTGTCTGAATCTGGGGGTAGTACTGCGACACCCTCTGCGACTCGGATAGCCAGTCTCCAAGGAGCTGCGGTCCAGACACCATCTAGACGAAACCGCATGGAGACAATcgccgaggaagacgaggaggaagaagaagagaaccCCCGCGGAGGACGAACGCCCGCATCATCAGGGAAAAAACTGTATCTGGAAAATCTATTCGCGACACCCACAACGATGAAATACGCCGCGATGGtagaagatgaggaggacCGCAAGCCTCTCACGGCCAATGTTTACGCGGCTTCAGAGGCTGCAGCATCAGCAAACAGGAAAGCAGCTGGTCCGGGCGAAACACCATCGTTCCTACGACGCTCGAATGCGGGACGATCATCTAATGGTATTGATCCGTCGACCGGTGGGTTGAGCCCGATTGCAGCGCGCAAACCACCGCAGTTCGTTGGGAAGGGTCTTTCGGCGCTCGTGCAGGGGTTACGGGATATGGAGGAAGAGCGGATGGAGGACGACATGGATGTATTGCGGGAGATGGAAGCGGAACAAGGTGCCATGGATAATAACGAGATCGATATGGAGGATAGCCAGGCAGGTGACGGCGCTAGTCGGAAACCGTATAAGAAAAAGGGTCAGAAGAGGTCTACACGGCGCGTCCGTATGAAGCCGGTCGTTGTTCCGAAGGCGCAGACGAAGTCGACAGAACCGTCTGGagacgatgaggaggaaaatGAACAAGCCGCGATTCCGGAGACTCAATTCCAAGGACAATCTGAGAACCACTTCTCCGAAGATGACGATGCCGACGACGCCTCCCTACACAGCATCTCAGAACCCGAACTAGAAGACTCAGACCCCGACTTTGACGAACCCGTTACGAAAACCAAGAGTTTCGccgagaagatgaaggaagCCATATCCGCAGGCTCCAAGAACAATCCACAAGAGTCATCTCAATCATCCGAATTGGCAAAAGCGAAGGcaaagcaaaaagagaaggcaaagaaagacaa
- a CDS encoding putative C6 transcription factor (COG:S;~EggNog:ENOG410PKZB;~InterPro:IPR036864,IPR007219,IPR001138;~PFAM:PF00172,PF04082;~go_function: GO:0000981 - DNA-binding transcription factor activity, RNA polymerase II-specific [Evidence IEA];~go_function: GO:0003677 - DNA binding [Evidence IEA];~go_function: GO:0008270 - zinc ion binding [Evidence IEA];~go_process: GO:0006351 - transcription, DNA-templated [Evidence IEA];~go_process: GO:0006355 - regulation of transcription, DNA-templated [Evidence IEA]), with translation MNDSTEIPSHDPPSDPPPRARKRRRRTMACTQCRSRKLRCDREYPICGRCQKSKNPAQCTYEDGFLWQQPNTVPATTVFSGAAGGAPGGVPGGVSGTTATTATNTSSTSNTNTAQETTVNNGCNHANHNPASLPRLADRTPLHTPPDSAITGWASRAQAQTSGTERRTECEGKKDRFLETVLGAPKSAVNQDSYVNTEVLQRHPPGSSGHSGYYPASSHHSHHHSGPTHLPPLHHHHYSHYGYGHYNPEQDEEDEMGLASPSQQLDLAPRIMMRGKETRTRFNGSGILANVMAQFPDIKSFAEDIRVSSPHMAQVRPDLERVKRGLWKKYPLNTPFPVPDTFSLVASLPSRRVVDDLVVLYLTYIESTHRILHVPSFLRELDHFWAQKDNPTLVSPAFVVELMLVLACAWNLADPEVLKSKSEDRLQCYTAIEWVLHAEKWLENASIKRPEITALRLYVLLIIAQNSHGMKRSKAWLSTGTLVKQAMLAGYHRDPSRYTKISVFNKEMRRRIWTTIVELDLQVSMDRGMSPTAQVSDYDTGPALNINDNEIQETTTELPQSHPIGELTDCSFQTVMTQSLPLRLKICQLMHIPRISCHYDEILRMDWELVRYLSKIPTWATSDADDLQTQHKVIMIRALLETRIGHCLLSLHTPFAIEAPKEPLFTPSARARLEVATMMLSTQRRLHETARSLSLCNTGDWTMQAFCSICQALHASVGDGGGGSVTSLTRTLLGFPEALVTLAEAILMCLEARWLLVVKGAKEYFFMSTILALVKTKLWPSQGNMYKQEVIDRVITFAQTLFTRHANCAHLGPLGMGCFQTNQIPTLTPGPPLAPSLTPGFSGLLQASGLGITPPGEFDPFLDVYDFEDLTGITLGE, from the exons ATGAATGACAGCACCGAAATCCCCAGCCATGATCCCCCCTCCGACCCCCCTCCTCGTGCGAGAAAGAGACGCCGCCGTACGATGGCCTGCACGCAATGTCGCAGCCGGAAGCTCCGTTGCGACCGCGAATATCCCATCTGCGGCCGGTGTCAGAAAAGCAAGAACCCTGCGCAGTGTACCTATGAGGATGGCTTTCTCTGGCAGCAGCCGAATACTGTCCCTGCGACTACGGTGTTTTCCGGAGCAGCTGGAGGTGCACCTGGAGGGGTGCCTGGAGGAGTTTCAGGGACCACCGCGACGACGGCTACCAACACCAGCTCTAccagcaacaccaacacAGCGCAAGAAACGACCGTTAACAATGGTTGCAATCATGCCAATCACAATCCAGCATCGTTGCCCCGACTCGCAGATCGGACTCCCCTCCACACTCCCCCGGACTCGGCGATAACAGGCTGGGCCTCTCGGGCTCAAGCGCAGACCTCGGGGACCGAACGACGCACGGAATGCGAGGGGAAAAAAGATCGCTTTCTCGAGACGGTGCTGGGTGCGCCCAAGTCCGCAGTAAACCAAGACTCGTATGTGAATACTGAGGTGCTGCAGCGCCATCCTCCGGGCAGTAGTGGGCATTCGGGGTACTATCCTGCGTCTTCTCACCACAGTCATCATCACTCGGGGCCGACACATCTGCCGCCGCTGCATCATCACCACTATAGTCACTACGGCTACGGACACTATAATCCAGAgcaggacgaggaggatgaaatGGGGTTGGCATCGCCGTCGCAGCAGCTGGATCTGGCGCCGCGGATTATGATGCGTGGGAAGGAGACGAGGACCCGATTTAACGGGTCGGGGATATTGGCCAACGTGATGGCTCAG TTCCCTGATATCAAATCCTTCGCAGAAGACATTCGAGTATCGAGTCCGCACATGGCCCAAGTCCGACCGGATCTGGAGCGCGTAAAACGAGGTCTATGGAAGAAATACCCATTGAACACGCCCTTCCCAGTTCCGGATACATTCTCGTTGGTTGCATCATTGCCGTCGCGTCGCGTGGTGGACGATCTCGTCGTCCTCTACTTGACCTACATCGAGTCCACCCATCGCATCCTCCACGTGCCTTCGTTCCTTCGTGAACTCGACCATTTCTGGGCACAAAAGGACAACCCAACCCTGGTCTCGCCTGCGTTTGTTGTCGAGTTGATGTTGGTCCTAGCGTGCGCCTGGAACCTGGCGGACCCCGAAGTACTCAAATCCAAGAGTGAGGACAGGCTGCAATGTTATACAGCTATCGAATGGGTTTTGCATGCGGAGAAGTGGTTGGAGAATGCTAGCATCAAGCGCCCGGAGATTACGGCCTTACGGCTGTATGTGCTCTTGATTATTGCCCAGAATAGTCATGGCATGAAACGCAGCAAGGCATGGCTGTCGACTGGCACATTGGTCAAGCAGGCTATGCTGGCTGGCTACCACCGTGATCCAAGTCGCTACACCAAGATATCCGTGTTCAATAAGGAAATGCGACGTCGGATATGGACTACTATCGTGGAATTGGATCTCCAGGTGTCTATGGATCGAGGAATGTCCCCGACGGCGCAGGTCTCGGACTACGACACGGGACCTGCCTTGAACATCAATGACAATGAGATCCAGGAGACGACCACGGAGCTTCCCCAAAGCCACCCGATTGGCGAGTTGACTGACTGCTCGTTCCAGACAGTAATGACGCAGTCGCTACCGCTACGTCTGAAGATCTGTCAGCTAATGCACATCCCTCGCATCAGCTGTCATTACGACGAGATCCTCCGCATGGACTGGGAACTTGTCCGATATCTATCGAAGATCCCCACATGGGCTACTTCAGACGCAGACGATTTACAAACCCAACACAAGGTGATCATGATAAGAGCACTACTGGAAACCCGAATTGGGCATTGTCTATTATCGCTTCACACGCCTTTTGCCATCGAGGCACCCAAGGAACCGTTGTTCACTCCTTCTGCGCGGGCGCGGTTGGAGGTTGCTACTATGATGTTGTCGACGCAGCGACGGTTACACGAAACGGCGCGGTCTCTGTCGCTGTGTAACACGGGTGATTGGACAATGCAAGCGTTCTGCTCTATATGTCAGGCACTTCATGCTAGTGTTGGAGATGGTGGTGGCG GCTCCGTCACATCTCTAACTCGAACGCTCCTCGGATTCCCCGAAGCACTAGTCACCCTAGCAGAAGCCATTTTGATGTGTCTCGAAGCCCGCTGGCTCCTCGTCGTCAAAGGCGCCAAAGAATACTTCTTCATGTCGACAATCTTGGCATTAGTCAAGACAAAACTCTGGCCCTCGCAAGGGAACATGTACAAACAAGAGGTGATTGACCGGGTCATCACATTCGCACAGACGCTTTTCACGCGCCATGCCAATTGTGCGCACTTGGGGCCGTTGGGGATGGGCTGTTTCCAGACAAATCAG ATTCCGACTTTGACGCCGGGCCCGCCGTTGGCTCCTTCGTTGACGCCTGGGTTTAGTGGGCTCTTGCAGGCGAGTGGCTTGGGAATTACG CCTCCTGGCGAATTCGACCCATTCTTGGATGTATATGATTTTGAGGATCTGACGGGGATCACTTTGGGAGAATAA